The following are encoded together in the Janthinobacterium sp. Marseille genome:
- a CDS encoding DMT family transporter, protein MTHKITPSTALLLTLAPIMWAGNAIVGRSVNAMVPPVTLNLLRWAIAMLILLPLASWIFRRDSPFWRNWRRFSLLGLLGVGLYNTLQYLALQTSSPINVTLVAASMPVWMLLIGSLFFGVKVSHKQALGAVLSIVGVLIVLSRGELRQLLALRLVAGDVFMIIAAIVWSFYSWLLTLPKDPEEIRSDWAAFLLAQVAFGVAWSCLFTAGEWALGDLHIDWGWPLVAALIFVAIGPAIIALRCWGIGVQRVGPTIAGFFANLTPLFAALMSSAFLGEMPHLYHGIAFILIVGGIVISSRR, encoded by the coding sequence ATGACTCACAAGATAACGCCTTCGACCGCATTGTTGCTGACCCTCGCACCCATTATGTGGGCAGGGAATGCGATCGTCGGTCGGTCCGTGAATGCGATGGTACCGCCGGTGACGCTGAATTTGTTGCGCTGGGCGATCGCGATGCTGATCCTGTTGCCGTTGGCGAGCTGGATTTTCCGGCGTGACAGTCCGTTCTGGCGTAACTGGCGTCGCTTTTCCTTGCTGGGCCTGCTTGGCGTCGGCTTGTATAACACCCTGCAATACCTGGCGCTGCAGACTTCTTCACCTATCAATGTGACCCTGGTGGCAGCCAGCATGCCGGTGTGGATGCTGTTGATCGGTTCCCTGTTCTTTGGCGTCAAGGTTTCACACAAGCAGGCCCTGGGTGCGGTCTTGTCCATTGTTGGCGTGCTGATCGTGTTGAGTCGTGGCGAGTTGCGTCAGCTATTGGCGTTGCGCCTGGTGGCAGGCGATGTTTTCATGATCATCGCAGCCATCGTCTGGTCCTTCTATAGCTGGTTGCTGACGCTGCCAAAAGACCCGGAAGAGATACGCAGTGACTGGGCCGCCTTCCTGTTGGCGCAGGTTGCCTTCGGTGTCGCGTGGTCATGCCTGTTTACTGCCGGTGAATGGGCGCTCGGTGACCTGCATATAGATTGGGGCTGGCCTTTGGTGGCGGCGCTGATATTCGTCGCCATCGGGCCGGCCATCATTGCCTTGCGCTGCTGGGGCATAGGCGTGCAAAGGGTGGGGCCGACCATCGCCGGATTCTTTGCTAACTTGACGCCACTGTTTGCCGCATTGATGTCATCGGCCTTTCTTGGCGAGATGCCGCATCTGTATCATGGCATCGCCTTCATATTGATCGTCGGCGGGATCGTCATTTCTT
- a CDS encoding 4-oxalocrotonate tautomerase family protein, which produces MPILNVKVSAEKTPELTKQIAELLLDLTTRILKKKREVTAIAIDYVSHDSWVVGGHLLSEQKKNSFYFDIKITDETNTKDEKAQYIREAFAGFERILGNLHEESYIYVQDVRAASYGYGGYTQEYRYQHA; this is translated from the coding sequence ATGCCTATCCTGAACGTGAAAGTAAGCGCTGAAAAAACACCTGAGTTGACCAAACAGATCGCCGAGCTATTACTGGACCTGACAACTCGTATCCTGAAAAAGAAACGCGAAGTCACCGCGATTGCCATCGACTATGTGAGCCACGATAGTTGGGTGGTTGGCGGTCATCTTTTGAGCGAGCAAAAGAAAAACAGCTTTTACTTCGATATCAAGATTACGGATGAAACCAATACCAAGGATGAAAAGGCACAGTACATCCGGGAAGCATTCGCCGGTTTCGAGCGCATCCTCGGTAACCTGCATGAAGAGAGTTATATCTATGTGCAGGATGTCAGGGCGGCGTCCTACGGTTATGGCGGTTATACGCAGGAATATCGCTATCAACATGCCTGA
- a CDS encoding VOC family protein — protein sequence MKLDQLDHLVLTVRDIELTIDFYQRVLGMEVVIFGAGRKALTFGSQKINLHQHGKEFEPKAEHPTPGSADLCFITSVPLDQVLQHFNKCGVTVLEGPIRRTGATGPILSLYLRDPDFNLIEVSNRIVEDTRP from the coding sequence ATGAAACTGGATCAGCTGGATCACCTCGTCCTGACGGTCAGAGATATAGAACTCACCATTGACTTCTACCAGCGCGTGCTGGGCATGGAGGTCGTGATTTTCGGTGCCGGGCGCAAGGCGCTGACTTTCGGAAGTCAGAAGATCAATCTGCATCAACACGGCAAGGAATTTGAACCGAAGGCCGAGCATCCGACGCCGGGTTCGGCCGACTTGTGTTTCATCACTTCGGTGCCGCTGGACCAGGTGCTGCAGCATTTCAACAAGTGTGGCGTTACCGTACTGGAAGGGCCGATACGGCGTACCGGCGCAACCGGTCCTATCCTGTCGCTATACCTGCGCGATCCCGACTTTAACCTGATCGAAGTGTCGAATCGAATAGTGGAAGACACAAGGCCTTAA